The Penaeus vannamei isolate JL-2024 chromosome 2, ASM4276789v1, whole genome shotgun sequence region TTGTGATGGATTCTATATTTCCTTTTTGTGAGGCAAATGAGCAAGACAGGTTCATATATACAAAGTACGTTAAAGAGCCAATATTTGGTTTTGTATTCTGAATTTATGGGATGTCGTTATATGTGAGTGGATCGATTCACTGTTTGTCAATGGTTTGCCTTTTTTATCAATGGAAGTAAACTACTTTAGATCGTTCATGTTGATTAAATCAAGAAGAAGGATTAATGGTAActagccttttttttctctttttctgtatgtaatgtttgtatgtaaatcATTTATTTGTACTTGACTAAGGCAAACACTATTTTTGAGTAggtactaaaaataatgattttgctTCCAAGAATTGAGAGATCTGTGTGGTTATGAATGTGGAACAATTGTACGACAAATAGCCAATGTTCAGTTTCAATAAAATATTCCACTAACTTCTTGTTTGATTTTATGGTATCACCTTTTTTGTGCATTGTGTGATATATACAAAGTTCAGGTTCCCTTATGTATTTTTGGTTGATGATAATAGATCGACTGGACTGATCTGTAAGTGGGTAAGTTTTAAGATATTATGACAAAGTAGAATATTCATTAGAAGTAATTAACAAAAGCTGTGAAATTAAGTTAAATGCAAATGTAAACTGAAAAAGAAGCCTAGcaaccaaacaaagaaactaTATTATCAAATGGAGGAAAAATTCAATCTAAAGCAACTTTTTTTGGTTGGATATTCTGAACCGGAAGGAATAGTACGAAGAGCATCATCAGCTAATGTCAATGGGTAAATTGACAGTGCATAAGCTATGTGCATGAAGGGCGGAGTGACACAGTTCTTGAGGAAATGGAAACATAATTGTAGTCACATTGCGTATGATCCACAATATGGTTTGAAGGAATGTTGATTTCCTGAGCCAATCTGAGGCAAAGTCCTATTAGGGGCACTGACAATAATTTTGTTTCTAAATAACAGTAAGGTGTTCAGCCTTCTCATTGCTATATGTTACTGAAGGCCTGTTACTATATTCATTGGTAGGATGGTTTCTTCCTTGGCAATCCCCTGCTTTCTCTTCAAGGACCACTACTGCTTTCTAAGTTTCATTGCAATGCAGTTTCTTTTATCACACTCCCACCACTAGGTAGTACACTCTGTTATCTCTTCTATGATTACAGATTTGCAATGCAGAGTCCTGTCTACAAGGCCTCACAATTGTATAAACACTTAgggacatgcatatatgttttttgttttctttttttctttgtcttaggGATGTTAAGAGACAATACAAGCCTTGGAAAGTTGTGTTGTTATGGGGTGCCTCTGATAATGCCTCCAGACGAAAAAGCATAACTTGTATAAACACTACTGGTAACATTTCGTAGTTATGAGAACTACATGTAGCGTAGATATCGTGTCTCATGAGACCGCACACGAGGAGGGGAACAACTTGAGATTTCCTTTGGATGGGCAATTTTCATGTGCGATTGTACAGGCATNNNNNNNNNNNNNNNNNNNNNNNNNNNNNNNNNNNNNNNNNNNNNNNNNNNNNNNNNNNNNNNNNNNNNNNNNNNNNNNNNNNNNNNNNNNNNNNNNNNNNNNNNNNNNNNNNNNNNNNNNNNNNNNNNNNNNNNNNNNNNNNNNNNNNNNNNNNNNNNNNNNNNNNNNNNNNNNNNNNNNNNNNNNNNNNNNNNNNNNNNNNNNNNNNNNNNNNNNNNNNNNNNNNNNNNNNNNNNNNNNNNNNNNNNNNNNNNNNNNNNNNNNNNNNNNNNNNNNNNNNNNNNNNNNNNNNNNNNNNNNNNNNNNNNNNNNNNNNNNNNNNNNNNNNNNNNNNNNNNNNNNNNNNNNNNNNNNNNNNNNNNNNNNNNNNNNNNNNNNNNNNNNNNNNNNNNNNNNNNNNNNNNNNNNNNNNNNNNNNNNNNNNNNNNNNNNNNNNNNNNNNNNNNNNNNNNNNNNNNNNNNNNNNNNNNNNNNNNNNNNNNNNNNNNNNNNNNNNNNNCCCCGAGAGAAACActagaaaaaaaactatcatcTCTATGCTGTAGAAAATAGAATTAACAGCAAATCAACAAGACGCTACATGAAATAAGTAAGCCTCCTCATCCATTTAACCCAGGAACCCGATCTCTTCCCCGACCAGAAAGGCGAACGACGGAAGACGAGCTCACCCGTCTCGAAGGAACTGAAGACGTAGGCCCCGTACGTAAGAGGTTTGGCCACGATCTGACTGTAGACGAAGACCACGCCGAGGAAAATGGGGTTGAAGAAGATCCAGCAGATTTTCCAGTAGAGTCCCGTCTTCCTCTTCAACATGAACTCGATGTCCCTGATGAAGTTGGAGAAGCCGTAGACCCACATGACCGCCACGAGCTCCAGGATCATGAGGAAGATGATGGACACGCCCtgcaggagaggggggagaggagggtctgagAGAAGGTGTTTTTTCGTTGTCGTTTCTGTTGAGTCCTTGTTCTCAAAATctcaaaagaggaaggaaagaaagaaagaaagaaggaaagaaggaaaaagagagcaggaaagaaagaaggaaagaaaatgaaataaataaataaataaataaataaataaggaaagaaaagaaaaaaagaaagaaagaaagaaagaaaaagaaataaataaagaaaaatattttctgGAAAGGCATGAAAGAGGAAGTGCTTACGCCTCCGTAGTGGTTGACGAGAGTGAGGATGTGCTGGCCCTGAGGCGTCACGTACAGGAGCCCGACGAAGAATCCGACCACGCACACGCCCAACGTCACCAGCCACCGCTTCACGTGCGGGAACTGGTCGCAGATGACGGTGATGACGCAACCGTTGTATGCGGCGGCGCTTCCTACCCCCAGGGTGAACAGCATGAGGAAGAACAGCACCGAGAACAGCTGGGGGACGTACTGGAACCGCGCCAGGACGTCCGGGTAGCTCACGAAGGCCAGGGACGTCCCCCCGCCCTTGACCACGTCCTGGACCTCCACCCCCAGGAGCTCCGCGAGGTGGCCCAGGATGGCGAAGATGGTGAAGCCAGCGAGGAGCGACGTGAAGGTGTCGGCGAAGGAGATGATGGTGGCGTCGCGGTAGACGTTGTGGCGGAAGTCGTTGTAGGAGGCCAGCATGATGATCACGCCGAAGCCCACGGAGAGGCTGAAGAAGGCCTGGTCGACCGCCGCGTACCACACCTGGACGAAACAAACGGTCATGACTCAACCCACATCTACTCCACATCGGTGCTCCATCCCGCACACCCCAATATTGTCTTCACTgaaaaaccaacaacaaccaataacaaatcaacaaaaatcaTCCAACCACATGAAACGCATCCACGTCACGCCGCCCTCACCCCTGGCTCCAAGAGCTTTTCCCAGCGGGGCGTGATGAAGAACAGGATCCCCTTCGAAGCGCCGGGCAAGGTCACGCCCCGCCCCAGCATGATGAAGAGGACCACGTAAGGGAACAGGGCGGTGAAGTAGGCGGCCTTGCCAGAGCTCTTCACGCCCTTGCACTGCACCACGAAGAGCAGGAGCCACGAGAAGAGCAGGCACAGGGAGAGGCGCCACTCGGGAGCTCCCAGGCCGCTCTGGAGCCCCAGGGGATCGGTCTGCAGCACCTCCTTGCTGGAGGAAGATGCAGGGAGGGAAGTATTAGGGGCTGGCGTGTGGTCACATCATACAGGGTTTTATGGAGTATGGAacttgcaaaaaataaataaaataataacaaatgcatTCTAAAGTATTGTCAGATGTTCATGTTACTGAAATTGTGTATCGGagaaaatttatatgaatatgaatacaaatataaatagattgatatacatatatgcctatatacaatcatacatacacatcgtATATCTCATATGATACAcagtatataaatagtaataaagagagaTCTCAAGCCACCAAATCCAGGGCCTTACACGAAGTACTCCTCCGCCGCCGTGACGTAGGACGTGTTCCTCCCGAAGGTGACGTTCCTCGCGGAATCCACGCACTCCTCGGCCGCCCAGACGCCGCAGAGGGACCAGGGCAGGACCGActtgaaggaggcgaagaagtagaagacgcaGAGGGCCATCAGAGTCACGTAGAAGGTAGACACGGCCCAGGTTGATATGGCCTGTCCGTAGCCAATGCCTGTCGCGTGTGAGAATTAAGTGATGTTGATTTAAGGAAATGATGTGGTGAGCGCATGCATGGTCAGGCTCGCTAGCCCTCTTTCGGTGACTTTATGTGTCACTTCTGCCTCCTGGAAATTAAGgagatatactgtaaatatatatatatatatatatatatatatatatatatatatatatgtatatatatatatatgtatatacatatatatatatatatatatatatatatatatatacatatatatatgtatatatataaatatatatagatatgtatatatatacatatatctatatatatatatatatatatacatatatatatatatatacatatatttacatatatatatacatatatatatatatatatatatatatatatatatatatatatatatatatatatatatatatatctatctatctatctatctatctatctatctatctatctatctatatatatatatatatttatatttatatgtatatgtatacatatatataattatatatatctatatatatctatatctatctatctatctatatctatatctatctatctatctatctatccatacatatatatatatatatatatatatatatatatatatatatatatatatatata contains the following coding sequences:
- the LOC113820838 gene encoding sodium-dependent nutrient amino acid transporter 1 (The sequence of the model RefSeq protein was modified relative to this genomic sequence to represent the inferred CDS: added 266 bases not found in genome assembly), giving the protein MKKGTWRPSSAVTPEGTDNAGYEREEQNEQNEQKRPVPDFSAVTLSSEKTDTRPAREQWSNGHEFLLSCISMAVGVGNVWRFPFVALDNGGGAFLIPYIFVLVFIGKPLYYMEFCLGQFASYGSVKVWEISPAFRGIGYGQAISTWAVSTFYVTLMALCVFYFFASFKSVLPWSLCGVWAAEECVDSARNVTFGRNTSYVTAAEEYFVKEVLQTDPLGLQSGLGAPEWRLSLCLLFSWLLLFVVQCKGVKSSGKAAYFTALFPYVVLFIMLGRGVTLPGASKGILFFITPRWEKLLEPGVWYAAVDQAFFSLSVGFGVIIMLASYNDFRHNVYRDATIISFADTFTSLLAGFTIFAILGHLAELLGVEVQDVVKGGGTSLAFVSYPDVLARFQYVPQLFSVLFFLMLFTLGVGSAAAYNGCVITVICDQFPHVKRWLVTLGVCVVGFFVGLLYVTPQGQHILTLVNHYGGGVSIIFLMILELVAVMWVYGFSNFIRDIEFMLKRKTGLYWKICWIFFNPIFLGVVFVYSQIVAKPLTYGAYVFSSFETGMGLALAAFACLMVPIFFVVELLKARRGASSWWDAVKQTFKPSEEWCPSDPVLRQEYRIFRASETATIEGIDNPIIAKYQMQIRTRHK